Proteins co-encoded in one Paraburkholderia edwinii genomic window:
- a CDS encoding PAS domain-containing hybrid sensor histidine kinase/response regulator — protein MDDGTYKALVEGNDHCALAILDRDGVVIGWNVAAERLTGHTRADVAGRHLSFLYAGAAADGGLSAEALARRDLQGAAYQGRIEGERRLRRNDGTPIHTGVSISSVSREAGALAGFNCLFTARVNDVAGDALLIDASSERFAQIVQDIQDYAIFMLDRGGHVMSWNAGAQHIKGYRPDEIIGRHFSTFYSAEDKAAGKPERELVLVEQYGRIEDEGWRIRKDGTKFWANVVITALRGADGRLRGFAKVTRDLTARRAEEEKLRQSEERFRLMVESVKDYAIFMLDADGKVATWNAGAMQIKGYRRDEILGRPISVFYSADDNAALKPQRELEIAAKFGRIEDEGWRVRKDGSMFWANVVITAVRDSTGRLLGFAKVTRDMSERKRLEELEVSSRRMSEFLATLAHELRNPLAPVRNAVSAMQLAPNTDPLLRQCRDVIDRQINHLTRLVDDLLDIGRITTGKIELRTAAIEMQEVVARSVEAARPFTDGRGQTIKVVMPATPLMVRGDLTRLVQVLQNLLNNASKFSPNGTQISIHVGTERRAVVVRVKDQGRGIPEHALNSIFDLFMQEGHAQNPTDTGLGIGLTLCRSLVELHGGAIQAASAGRGQGSTFTVRLPLAAGSGPDHDDALPSVAPGADRTALRVLVVDDNRDSADSLAVLLEMKGHEARVAYDGESALATAKIYLPQLVLTDLAMPNVDGFGLLRELRSNPMLSLTRIVAMSGFGQSSDREQSLAAGFDAHLVKPLEMSVLNELLESVSRPSSNR, from the coding sequence ATGGATGACGGAACATACAAGGCGCTCGTCGAAGGGAACGACCATTGCGCGCTTGCGATCCTCGATCGCGACGGCGTCGTGATCGGCTGGAATGTCGCCGCCGAGCGCTTGACGGGCCATACGCGCGCCGACGTGGCGGGACGTCATCTGTCGTTTCTGTACGCGGGCGCCGCGGCCGACGGCGGCCTTTCCGCGGAGGCGCTGGCGCGCCGCGATCTGCAGGGTGCTGCCTATCAGGGGCGTATCGAAGGCGAGCGCCGGTTGCGCCGCAACGACGGGACGCCGATCCATACCGGCGTGTCGATCAGTTCGGTGTCGCGCGAGGCCGGTGCGCTGGCCGGCTTCAACTGCCTGTTCACCGCGCGCGTCAACGACGTCGCGGGCGACGCGCTGCTAATCGATGCCAGTTCCGAGCGTTTCGCGCAGATTGTCCAGGACATCCAGGATTACGCGATCTTCATGCTCGATCGCGGCGGCCACGTGATGAGCTGGAATGCGGGGGCGCAGCATATCAAGGGTTACCGGCCCGACGAAATCATCGGACGGCACTTCTCGACTTTCTATTCGGCGGAAGACAAGGCAGCCGGCAAGCCCGAGCGCGAACTCGTGCTGGTCGAGCAGTACGGCCGCATCGAAGACGAAGGCTGGCGCATCCGCAAGGACGGCACGAAGTTCTGGGCCAATGTCGTGATCACCGCGCTGCGCGGCGCGGACGGACGCCTGCGCGGCTTTGCGAAGGTGACGCGCGACTTGACCGCGCGGCGCGCCGAAGAAGAAAAGCTGCGCCAGAGCGAAGAGCGCTTTCGCCTGATGGTCGAGTCGGTCAAGGATTATGCGATCTTCATGCTCGACGCGGACGGCAAGGTCGCGACCTGGAACGCGGGCGCGATGCAGATCAAGGGCTACCGGCGCGACGAGATCCTCGGCCGGCCGATCTCGGTGTTCTATAGCGCTGACGATAACGCCGCACTGAAGCCGCAGCGCGAGCTCGAGATTGCAGCCAAATTCGGCCGCATCGAGGACGAAGGCTGGCGCGTGCGCAAGGACGGCTCGATGTTCTGGGCCAATGTCGTGATTACCGCGGTGCGCGACAGCACCGGGCGGCTGCTCGGCTTCGCGAAGGTCACGCGCGACATGAGCGAACGCAAGCGCCTCGAAGAACTCGAGGTGTCGAGCCGCCGCATGAGCGAATTTCTCGCGACGCTGGCGCATGAACTGCGTAATCCGCTTGCGCCGGTGCGCAACGCGGTCAGCGCGATGCAGCTCGCGCCGAATACCGATCCGCTGCTGCGCCAATGCCGCGACGTGATCGACCGGCAGATCAACCATCTGACGCGCCTTGTCGACGATCTGCTCGACATCGGGCGCATCACGACCGGCAAGATCGAATTGCGCACGGCGGCGATCGAGATGCAGGAAGTGGTCGCGCGCAGCGTCGAAGCCGCGCGGCCGTTTACCGACGGGCGCGGACAGACCATCAAGGTCGTGATGCCGGCCACGCCGCTCATGGTGCGCGGCGATCTGACCCGGCTCGTGCAGGTGTTGCAGAACCTGTTGAACAACGCATCGAAGTTTTCGCCGAACGGCACGCAGATCTCGATTCACGTTGGAACCGAACGCCGCGCGGTTGTCGTGCGCGTGAAAGACCAGGGGCGCGGCATTCCCGAGCACGCGCTCAATTCGATCTTCGATCTGTTCATGCAGGAGGGGCACGCGCAGAACCCGACCGACACGGGCCTCGGCATCGGACTCACGTTATGCCGCTCGCTCGTCGAACTGCATGGCGGTGCGATTCAGGCCGCCAGCGCCGGGCGTGGGCAGGGCAGCACGTTCACCGTGCGGCTGCCGCTCGCGGCCGGCTCCGGCCCGGATCATGACGACGCGTTGCCGTCCGTCGCGCCGGGCGCGGACCGTACGGCGCTACGCGTGCTCGTGGTCGACGATAACCGCGATTCCGCCGATAGTCTGGCCGTGCTGCTCGAGATGAAAGGACACGAGGCACGCGTCGCGTACGACGGCGAAAGCGCGCTCGCCACGGCGAAGATATATCTGCCGCAACTCGTGCTGACCGATCTCGCGATGCCGAATGTCGATGGTTTCGGCCTGCTGCGCGAATTGCGCTCGAACCCGATGCTGTCGCTCACGCGTATCGTCGCGATGTCCGGTTTTGGCCAGTCGAGCGACCGTGAACAATCGCTTGCGGCAGGCTTCGATGCGCATCTCGTGAAACCGCTCGAAATGTCTGTGCTCAATGAGTTGCTCGAGAGCGTGTCGCGCCCTTCTTCGAATCGCTAA
- a CDS encoding two-component system sensor histidine kinase NtrB — protein MNIAIFAVANAVSRLNRLLGTLLASSRALLLHPLAPAHAGTPLDGAASLIHLSSITGLEREPRAGTSGNARPIVQRTGRFAKAWRAIFRRVSGKVAPDMADDFAALEHAPVAAFVVDAERRILRANAQAERLFQYQRGDLAGLAAESLVPHLLSAARERPDAPRAAVQPCMQALMQPSVQPAARTREMRAKRRDGSEFPVEIATGTLRYGGHDATLAFVTDRTERYELRHDRQELAHLTRVSTLGELAGSLAHELNQPLTAILSNVQAAQRFIDLDPPELIEVREILKDIVDDSRRASEVIRRIRAFVKKDELQLVRLDVGDVLRDVVQLVRSDAIVRGVHLSVDIDDDLPPVRGDKIQLQQVVLNLLVNAFDAMRGCDALERTVSAFAGLDRDGNVRIAIRDCGEGIAADRLERIFKPFVTSKAQGLGLGLSISRSIVDMHRGRLWAENNTNKGMTFYVVLPPWSGPETARQS, from the coding sequence ATGAACATCGCCATCTTTGCCGTCGCGAATGCGGTATCGCGTCTCAACCGGTTGCTGGGCACGCTGCTGGCCTCGTCCCGGGCTCTGCTGTTGCATCCACTGGCGCCTGCGCACGCAGGCACGCCGCTCGATGGAGCGGCGTCGCTCATTCATCTGTCATCGATCACCGGCCTCGAGCGGGAACCGCGAGCGGGAACCAGCGGCAATGCACGCCCCATCGTGCAGCGGACCGGGCGATTCGCGAAGGCGTGGCGCGCGATCTTCCGACGCGTTTCGGGAAAGGTTGCGCCCGATATGGCCGATGACTTTGCCGCGCTCGAACACGCACCGGTCGCAGCGTTCGTCGTCGACGCCGAGCGTCGGATCCTGCGCGCGAACGCGCAGGCCGAGCGGCTGTTCCAGTACCAGCGTGGCGATCTCGCTGGCCTCGCGGCGGAGTCGCTGGTTCCACATCTGCTCAGTGCCGCGCGCGAACGGCCGGACGCGCCGCGCGCGGCGGTGCAACCGTGTATGCAAGCGCTCATGCAACCCTCTGTGCAACCGGCCGCGCGTACCCGCGAAATGCGCGCGAAACGCCGCGACGGCAGCGAGTTTCCGGTGGAGATCGCGACCGGCACGCTGCGTTACGGCGGCCATGACGCGACGCTAGCGTTCGTCACCGACCGCACCGAGCGCTACGAACTGAGGCACGACCGCCAGGAGCTCGCGCATCTGACGCGCGTGTCGACACTCGGCGAACTGGCCGGCTCGCTAGCGCACGAACTGAATCAGCCGTTGACGGCGATCCTGAGCAACGTGCAGGCCGCGCAACGCTTTATCGATCTCGATCCGCCCGAGCTCATCGAAGTGCGCGAAATCCTCAAGGACATCGTCGACGACAGTCGCCGCGCGAGCGAAGTGATTCGCCGCATTCGCGCGTTCGTGAAGAAGGACGAACTGCAACTCGTGCGGCTCGATGTCGGCGACGTATTGCGCGATGTCGTGCAACTCGTGCGCAGCGACGCGATCGTGCGCGGCGTGCATCTGTCGGTCGACATCGACGACGATCTGCCGCCGGTGCGCGGCGACAAGATCCAGCTGCAGCAGGTCGTGCTGAATCTGCTCGTCAATGCGTTCGACGCGATGCGTGGTTGCGATGCGCTCGAACGCACCGTCAGCGCATTCGCGGGACTCGATCGCGACGGCAATGTGCGCATTGCGATTCGCGACTGTGGAGAAGGGATCGCCGCGGATCGGCTCGAGCGCATCTTCAAGCCGTTCGTTACGTCGAAAGCGCAGGGGCTTGGCCTCGGTCTGTCGATCAGCCGCTCGATCGTCGACATGCATCGCGGCCGCTTATGGGCTGAAAACAATACCAACAAAGGCATGACGTTCTACGTCGTGCTGCCGCCATGGAGCGGGCCGGAAACGGCGCGACAATCATGA
- a CDS encoding response regulator transcription factor codes for MIFNECNVTGARDAMVYVVDDEASVRRALTRLIRSAGYRVDAYGSACEFLAQALSCARDERRQADEVPACIVLDVQMPDLSGLELQRELPASLPTVFLTGHGDIAMTVGALKAGAADFLTKPVCDVDLLRAIDEALVRSADALRSLRELRDLKSRVERLTPREREVMELVVMGRLNKQVACELGTVEKTVKAHRARVMQKMEVNSLAELVRVADKVARAGATFNQSSHD; via the coding sequence ATGATATTCAACGAATGCAATGTGACGGGCGCACGTGATGCGATGGTCTATGTCGTCGACGACGAAGCGAGTGTGCGCCGCGCCCTGACCCGACTCATCCGGTCGGCCGGTTATCGCGTCGATGCGTATGGATCGGCTTGCGAGTTTCTCGCGCAGGCGCTGTCGTGCGCGCGTGACGAGCGCCGCCAGGCCGACGAGGTTCCGGCCTGCATCGTGCTCGATGTACAGATGCCCGATCTGAGCGGGCTTGAGTTGCAGCGCGAACTGCCCGCGTCATTGCCGACCGTCTTCCTCACGGGGCACGGCGATATCGCCATGACGGTCGGCGCGCTCAAGGCCGGCGCCGCCGATTTTCTGACCAAGCCCGTGTGCGACGTCGACCTGCTGCGCGCGATCGACGAGGCGCTCGTGCGGTCCGCCGATGCGCTGCGAAGTCTGCGCGAGTTGCGCGACTTGAAGAGCCGCGTCGAACGCCTGACGCCTCGCGAACGCGAAGTGATGGAGCTCGTCGTCATGGGTCGCCTCAACAAGCAGGTGGCCTGCGAACTCGGCACCGTCGAGAAGACGGTTAAGGCGCATCGCGCGCGCGTGATGCAGAAGATGGAAGTCAACTCGCTCGCGGAACTCGTGCGCGTGGCCGACAAGGTTGCCCGCGCCGGCGCCACGTTCAATCAGTCTTCGCACGACTAA
- a CDS encoding response regulator transcription factor translates to MGAAKPFVVVVDDDASVGRAIKRLLRSVGIVADTFASGDEFLDMLSSMPSYRPDCVILDVQMPGSNGLEVQRRLAGHAVPVIFITAHDDAGVRDEALAAGAVAYLRKPFNDALFIRTVCAALDIEVPR, encoded by the coding sequence ATGGGCGCTGCCAAACCATTCGTTGTAGTGGTTGACGACGATGCATCGGTGGGCCGGGCGATCAAACGATTGTTGCGCTCTGTCGGGATCGTGGCCGACACGTTTGCGAGCGGCGATGAATTTCTGGACATGTTGTCGTCCATGCCCTCGTATCGTCCCGATTGCGTGATTCTCGATGTGCAGATGCCCGGTTCGAACGGACTCGAGGTCCAGCGGCGGCTGGCCGGTCATGCTGTGCCTGTCATTTTCATCACCGCGCACGACGACGCCGGCGTGCGCGACGAAGCGCTTGCCGCGGGCGCTGTCGCGTATCTGCGCAAGCCGTTCAACGACGCGCTTTTCATCCGCACCGTCTGCGCGGCGCTCGATATCGAGGTGCCGCGCTGA